From a region of the Lactuca sativa cultivar Salinas chromosome 4, Lsat_Salinas_v11, whole genome shotgun sequence genome:
- the LOC111899970 gene encoding switch 2, with protein MSLNSFKEILKPCAYQSESPSSSSYSQTASTLNPRKPPKSSLSQQLLRLEDDYSFLPTLLPTKQSKESSQFKQHDPLVDDAIEGKFEDEKEKNKDLEKQNGFRIARPKLEAPQFFDPTGPYEPLVLSESGQNPVVQVPASINCRLLEHQRSGVKFLYNLYKKNHGGILGDDMGLGKTIQAIAFLSAIYKKDEEHDTTTNPNKNKQETKGPVLIICPSSVIQNWEIEFSKWSTFNVAIYHGANRDIIFDKIESHGIEILITSFDTYRIHGNILSELNWEVVIIDEAHRLKNEKSKLYEACLSIKTLKRYGLTGTIMQNKIMELFNLFDWVVPGGLGTREHFRDYYDEPLKHGQRSSAPARFVKIAEQRKQHLVSVLGKFLLRRTKEETIGHLMMGKEDNVVFCAMSEVQKRVYKRMLQLPDVQCLINKDLPCSCGSPLKQVECCKRIVPNGVIWPYLHKDNPDGCDSCPFCLVLPCLTKLQQISNHLELIKPNPRDDSDKVKKDKEFASAVFGTDIDLVGGYYQNESFMGLSDVQHCGKMRALDTLMTSWIIKGDKILLFSYSVRMLDILEKFLIRKGYSFSRLDGSTPTAMRQSLVDHFNSSPSKQVFLISTRAGGLGLNLVSANRVVIFDPNWNPAHDLQAQDRSFRFGQKRHVVVFRMLAAGSLEELVYTRQVYKQQLSNIAVSGKLEKRYFEGVQDCKEFQGELFGISNLFRDLSDKLFTSEIIHSHDKQGTNDTEKKQTLSDFGMCFLPPQSRETFSLESKSPDMLGIVYAHRNEDIISHGRGCNVIQEVDTSTQIPILPPVPKNKKKPITITVTHSDNENGKASRKMKQYRLVARFMGMEVVEFSKWVLSASVSERERVLRDFKRRKEKMPLTLR; from the exons ATGTCGTTAAACAGCTTCAAGGAAATTCTCAAACCCTGTGCATACCAGTCAGAATCACCATCTTCCTCTTCATACTCACAAACTGCGTCgactctaaaccctagaaaaccaCCCAAATCTTCCCTCTCTCAGCAACTGTTACGACTCGAAGATGATTATAGTTTCTTACCCACCTTGCTTCCTACAAAACAATCGAAGGAATCTAGTCAATTTAAGCAACACGATCCACTGGTCGATGATGCTATCGAAGGAAAATTTGAAGACGAGAAggaaaaaaataaagatttagAAAAACAAAATGGGTTTCGGATTGCAAGACCTAAGTTGGAAGCCCCTCAATTTTTTGATCCTACTGGACCTTATGAACCTTTGGTGCTTTCCGAATCCGGCCAAAATCCTGTTGTGCAG GTACCCGCTTCCATAAATTGCAGGCTGCTAGAACATCAAAGAAGTGGTGTAAAGTTTTTGTACAACTTATACAAGAAGAACCATGGAGGCATTCTTGGGGATGACAT GGGATTAGGGAAAACTATCCAAGCAATTGCATTTCTTTCTGCCATATACAAAAAAGATGAAGAACATGACACCACAACAAATCCAAACAAGAACAAACAAGAAACAAAAGGTCCTGTTTTAATAATCTGTCCATCTTCTGTAATCCAAAACTGGGAAATCGAATTCTCCAAATGGTCAACATTCAATGTTGCTATATACCATGGTGCCAATCGTGACATAATCTTCGACAAAATCGAGTCTCATGGGATTGAAATACTTATAACAAGTTTCGATACATACAGAATCCATGGAAACATTTTATCCGAATTAAATTGGGAAGTTGTGATAATCGATGAAGCTCATCGGCTCAAAAACGAAAAATCAAAACTTTATGAAGCCTGTTTATccatcaaaaccctaaaaagatACGGTTTAACAGGAACCATAATGCAAAACAAAATCATGGAATTATTTAATCTATTCGATTGGGTGGTCCCCGGGGGGTTGGGGACCCGTGAACATTTCAGGGATTACTATGATGAGCCTTTGAAACATGGGCAAAGATCCAGTGCTCCTGCAAGATTTGTTAAAATTGCTGAACAGAGGAAACAACATTTGGTGTCAGTTTTGGGGAAATTTTTGTTGAGAAGAACGAAAGAGGAGACGATTGGACATCTTATGATGGGTAAAGAAGATAATGTTGTGTTTTGTGCTATGAGTGAGGTGCAAAAAAGGGTTTATAAAAGGATGCTGCAATTACCCGATGTTCAATGTCTTATTAATAAGGATCTCCCTTGTAGCTGTGGGAGCCCACTTAAGCAAGTGGAATGTTGTAAAAGAATTGTCCCAAATGGTGTTATTTGGCCTTATCTTCATAAGGATAATCCTGATGGTTGTGACTCGTGCCCTTTTTGTCTTGTTCTTCCTTGCCTCACCAAGCTCCAACAG ATAAGCAATCATTTGGAGCTTATTAAACCTAATCCAAGGGATGACTCAGATAAAGTGAAGAAAGACAAGGAATTTGCCTCGGCTGTTTTTGGTACAGATATTGATCTGGTGGGAGGGTATTATCAAAACGAGAGTTTTATGGGTCTAAGTGATGTTCAACATTGTGGGAAGATGAGAGCTTTGGATACTTTGATGACATCTTGGATTATAAAGGGGGATAAGATTCTTCTCTTTAGTTACTCTGTCAG GATGCTGGATATACTTGAAAAGTTTCTTATCCGCAAAGGATACAGTTTTTCAAGGCTTGATGGGTCTACCCCAACTGCCATGCGCCAATCTCTAGTTGATCACTTCAATTCAAGTCCAAGCAAACAG GTTTTCCTTATATCGACCCGTGCGGGTGGGCTTGGGCTGAATCTTGTGAGTGCGAACCGTGTGGTTATATTTGACCCGAATTGGAACCCGGCCCATGATCTGCAGGCCCAGGACCGGTCTTTTCGGTTTGGACAGAAGCGGCATGTGGTGGTGTTCCGGATGCTGGCGGCTGGTTCCCTTGAAGAACTTGTTTACACCCGTCAAGTCTACAAACAACAGCTCTCTAATATTGCTGTTTCTGGGAAACTCGAAAAACGTTATTTTGAAGGTGTCCAG GATTGCAAGGAGTTCCAAGGCGAGCTTTTCGGGATCAGCAATTTGTTTCGTGATTTGTCAGACAAACTGTTCACAAGTGAGATCATTCACTCACATGATAAGCAAGGCACAAACGATACTGAAAAAAAACAAACTTTGTCTGATTTCGGGATGTGTTTTCTTCCTCCACAATCACGGGAAACATTTTCTTTAGAATCCAAAAGCCCTGATATGTtgg GTATTGTTTATGCACATCGTAACGAGGATATCATCAGCCATGGGCGTGGATGCAACGTGATACAAGAAGTTGATACATCCACCCAAATTCCCATTTTGCCCCCGGTCCCTAAGAATAAGAAGAAACCAATTACGATTACAGTTACACATAGTGACAATGAAAATGGAAAAGCTTCACGTAAAATGAAGCAGTATAGGCTGGTTGCCCGGTTTATGGGCATGGAAGTAGTGGAGTTTAGCAAGTGGGTCCTATCAGCAAGTGTTAGTGAGAGAGAACGCGTATTACGAGACTTCAAAAGGCGAAAGGAGAAAATGCCCCTTACACTTAGGTGA